From Mycolicibacterium nivoides, a single genomic window includes:
- a CDS encoding cytochrome c biogenesis CcdA family protein, whose product MPDNLVGLAFGAGLVAALNPCGFALLPGYLALVVRGTSPRGPLPALGRALAATVVMTAGFVAVFGTFGLLTVAAANTVQRYLPYVTLLIGVLLVVLGCWLLAGRRLGLLLPDAVAGRTGWAPTARLGSMAGYGVGYALASLSCTVGPFLAVTGATLESNTAVHRVAVFAAYAAGFTLVVGVLAVATALTSTVVIDRLRRVVPYISRISGALLIAVGAYVAYYGWYEIQLFSAAGNPDDPVIAAAGRVQGAIAGWVHRHGAWPWVLALLVLVALGLWRFRIAARTRHAHPATVDDAP is encoded by the coding sequence GTGCCAGACAACCTGGTGGGGTTGGCGTTCGGGGCCGGACTCGTCGCGGCGCTCAACCCCTGCGGGTTCGCCCTGCTGCCCGGGTACCTCGCACTGGTCGTGCGGGGCACCTCGCCGCGCGGACCGCTTCCCGCCTTGGGGCGGGCGCTGGCCGCCACGGTGGTGATGACCGCCGGATTCGTGGCGGTGTTCGGCACATTCGGGCTGCTCACGGTGGCGGCAGCGAACACCGTCCAGCGCTACCTGCCGTACGTCACGTTGCTCATCGGTGTCCTCCTGGTCGTCCTCGGCTGCTGGCTGCTGGCCGGGCGCAGGCTGGGGCTGTTGCTGCCGGACGCGGTAGCGGGCCGGACCGGTTGGGCTCCGACCGCACGACTGGGTTCGATGGCCGGCTACGGCGTCGGGTACGCACTCGCGTCGCTGTCGTGCACCGTGGGGCCGTTCCTGGCGGTCACCGGGGCGACTCTGGAATCGAACACCGCGGTGCACCGTGTGGCGGTGTTCGCCGCGTACGCCGCGGGCTTCACCCTCGTCGTCGGGGTGCTGGCCGTCGCTACCGCGCTGACCAGCACGGTGGTGATCGACCGGCTGCGGCGCGTGGTTCCCTATATCAGCCGGATCAGCGGAGCGCTGCTGATCGCCGTCGGCGCATATGTCGCGTACTACGGCTGGTATGAGATCCAATTATTCAGTGCCGCAGGAAATCCCGACGATCCGGTGATCGCCGCTGCCGGACGCGTCCAGGGCGCGATCGCCGGTTGGGTGCACCGGCACGGGGCCTGGCCGTGGGTGCTCGCCCTGCTGGTATTGGTGGCCCTGGGTCTATGGCGGTTCAGAATCGCCGCGAGAACTCGCCACGCACATCCGGCCACGGTGGACGACGCACCATAG
- the speB gene encoding agmatinase: protein MGDQHDHRPQRELPPGMAEQLDLPHSGMVSFGHRPFLTETAQLDAWQPDVAIVGAPFDISTTNRPGARFGPRAIRATAYEPGTYHLDLGLEIFDWLEVVDFGDAYCPHGQTEVSHANIRERVHAVASRGIVPVVLGGDHSITWPSATAVADVHGYGNVGVVHFDAHADTADNIEGNLASHGTPMRRLIESGAVPGTHFVQVGLRGYWPPQDTFEWMLEQGMTWHTMQEIWDRGFKEVMADAVAEALDKAEKLYVSVDIDVLDPAHAPGTGTPEPGGITSADLLRMVRELCRTHDVAGVDVVEVAPAYDHAELTVNAAHRVVFEALSGMAARRRDATQTPAGPPAR from the coding sequence ATGGGCGATCAACACGATCACCGACCCCAGCGAGAGTTGCCGCCCGGCATGGCCGAGCAACTGGACCTGCCGCACTCGGGCATGGTCTCATTCGGGCACCGGCCGTTCCTGACCGAGACCGCCCAACTCGACGCCTGGCAGCCCGATGTGGCGATCGTCGGTGCGCCGTTCGACATCTCGACGACCAACCGCCCAGGCGCCCGGTTCGGTCCCCGGGCGATCCGGGCCACGGCCTATGAACCGGGCACCTACCACCTCGACCTCGGTCTCGAGATCTTCGACTGGCTCGAAGTGGTCGATTTCGGTGACGCGTACTGCCCGCACGGGCAGACCGAGGTATCCCACGCCAACATCCGCGAGCGGGTCCACGCGGTGGCCTCGCGCGGCATCGTTCCCGTGGTGCTCGGCGGCGACCATTCGATCACCTGGCCGTCGGCGACGGCGGTGGCCGATGTGCACGGCTACGGCAACGTCGGCGTCGTGCATTTCGATGCGCACGCCGACACCGCCGACAACATCGAGGGCAACCTGGCCAGTCACGGCACCCCGATGCGTCGGCTCATCGAATCCGGTGCGGTGCCCGGCACCCATTTCGTCCAGGTCGGGCTGCGGGGTTACTGGCCGCCGCAGGACACCTTCGAATGGATGCTGGAGCAGGGCATGACCTGGCACACCATGCAGGAGATCTGGGACCGCGGCTTCAAAGAGGTGATGGCGGACGCGGTTGCCGAGGCCTTGGACAAGGCCGAAAAGCTCTATGTCTCAGTCGATATCGATGTCCTTGACCCCGCTCATGCGCCGGGCACCGGCACCCCCGAGCCGGGCGGTATCACCAGCGCGGACCTGCTGCGGATGGTCCGTGAGTTGTGCCGCACCCACGACGTCGCCGGGGTCGATGTGGTCGAGGTGGCGCCGGCCTACGACCACGCCGAACTCACGGTGAACGCCGCCCACCGGGTGGTGTTCGAGGCATTGTCGGGGATGGCCGCCAGGCGTCGCGACGCCACCCAGACCCCGGCAGGGCCGCCCGCACGATGA
- a CDS encoding acyl-CoA thioesterase: protein MTQYSFGIVPRYAEIDQQGVVFNGHYLTWFDEACTGLFDHLRVSYADLIADGIDMQVVHTEIDFRAPVRWRESVRVAVRCERIGTTSFTLGFTVLSTDASGEERPRVCGSNVYVVVSTDDWTKRPVPEDIRTALSSVAGQ, encoded by the coding sequence GTGACCCAGTACAGCTTCGGCATCGTTCCGCGCTACGCCGAGATCGATCAGCAGGGCGTGGTGTTCAACGGTCACTACCTCACCTGGTTCGACGAGGCATGTACCGGGCTGTTCGACCACCTGCGGGTGAGCTACGCCGACCTGATCGCCGATGGCATCGACATGCAGGTGGTGCACACCGAGATCGATTTCCGGGCGCCGGTCCGGTGGCGGGAGTCGGTGCGCGTCGCCGTGCGGTGCGAGCGCATCGGCACCACCAGCTTCACCCTCGGTTTCACGGTGCTGAGCACCGACGCCTCCGGCGAGGAGCGGCCCCGGGTGTGCGGGAGCAATGTCTACGTCGTCGTCTCAACCGATGACTGGACCAAGCGGCCCGTTCCCGAAGACATTCGCACCGCACTGAGTTCCGTTGCCGGCCAATGA
- a CDS encoding threonine ammonia-lyase gives MKLVTLDDIDAAARRIAPDIVRTPLLAAGWGDPGRPLWLKPENLQPIGAFKIRGAFNALGRLDPGVRARGVVAYSSGNHAQAVAYAAAAYGVAAHIVMPEETPAVKVRATRDHGAQVVLCAAGERETVAAELVERTGGVLVPPFDHPDVIAGQGTIGLEIAQDLPDVASVFIPISGGGLASGVGTAIRAMCPQAKIFGVEPELAADTAESLATGHRVDWPVAQRNRTIADGLRSTPSALTFAHLQRVLDDVITVSEDEIRSEVRELAHRAHLVAEPSGAVALAGYRKVTAPPGPAVVIVSGGNIEPPLLAEILSRSQ, from the coding sequence GTGAAGCTGGTGACCCTCGACGACATCGACGCCGCGGCCCGGCGGATCGCCCCCGACATCGTGCGAACCCCGCTGTTGGCGGCCGGATGGGGAGATCCCGGTCGGCCGTTGTGGCTCAAGCCGGAGAATCTGCAGCCGATCGGGGCCTTCAAGATCCGCGGTGCGTTCAACGCGCTGGGCCGGCTCGATCCCGGCGTACGGGCCAGGGGAGTGGTGGCCTATTCCAGCGGCAATCATGCGCAGGCGGTGGCGTACGCGGCCGCGGCCTATGGCGTCGCCGCCCACATCGTGATGCCCGAGGAGACGCCGGCCGTGAAGGTACGGGCCACCCGGGATCACGGGGCGCAGGTGGTGCTGTGCGCTGCCGGGGAACGGGAAACTGTTGCCGCCGAGCTGGTCGAGCGCACCGGCGGCGTGCTGGTACCACCTTTCGATCACCCTGACGTGATCGCAGGCCAGGGCACCATCGGATTGGAGATCGCGCAGGACCTGCCCGACGTCGCATCCGTCTTCATCCCGATCAGCGGCGGCGGACTGGCCTCGGGTGTGGGTACCGCGATCCGTGCGATGTGCCCGCAGGCCAAGATCTTCGGCGTCGAGCCGGAACTCGCCGCGGACACCGCCGAAAGCCTGGCCACCGGCCACCGGGTGGACTGGCCGGTGGCGCAACGTAACCGGACCATCGCCGACGGACTGCGCTCGACACCGTCGGCGTTGACGTTCGCCCATCTGCAACGTGTGCTCGACGATGTCATCACCGTGTCCGAGGATGAGATCCGTTCAGAGGTAAGAGAACTCGCTCACCGGGCACACCTGGTCGCCGAACCCAGCGGTGCGGTGGCACTGGCCGGCTACCGCAAGGTGACGGCGCCGCCCGGGCCGGCGGTGGTGATCGTCTCGGGCGGCAACATCGAGCCACCGCTGCTGGCCGAGATCCTGTCCCGGAGTCAGTGA
- a CDS encoding peptide MFS transporter: MQQVQDSPRHRTFFGHPIGLANLFGVELWERFSFYGMLTILGYYLYYTAADGGLGLPKSTATGIVGAYGGLVYLSTVLGAWVADRLLGMERTVFYGGVVVMAGHIALAVVPGLAGVGVGLVLVALGSGALKANASSLLGTLYDKNDPRADGGFTLFYLGVNLGAFVGPLATGLLQTRVGFHYGFGAAAVGMALGLTQYVVYRRNLGTHGRVVANPLPPRAIGKVIGVVAALAGAVAVLFMMHLVELANLSQFTTGVIVVASVMYFAVMLTSTKVSETERIRVRAFIPLFIANAVFWSLFQQTFTVLAVYSDERVNWSVFGWTAPSSWIGSIEPVWIILLSPLFALMWTRLGNRAPTTPRKFAYGVIGMGAAFLLFLPMAPTTGRVVPALLVAGIMMVFAVSELLLSPIGLSVTTKLAPEAFRAQMMALFFFSVGLGTAMSGVLAQRYDPAHEFAYFGTLGAVAILVGVVVLLMSPRISRLMEGVH, from the coding sequence ATGCAGCAAGTGCAGGACTCCCCGCGTCACCGCACGTTCTTCGGCCATCCCATCGGGCTGGCCAATCTGTTCGGGGTGGAATTGTGGGAGCGCTTCTCGTTCTACGGGATGCTTACCATCCTGGGCTACTACCTGTACTACACCGCCGCCGATGGAGGCCTGGGGCTACCGAAGAGCACCGCCACCGGCATCGTCGGCGCCTACGGGGGCCTGGTGTACCTGTCCACCGTCCTGGGCGCGTGGGTCGCCGATCGGCTGCTGGGCATGGAGCGCACGGTGTTCTACGGCGGGGTGGTCGTGATGGCCGGCCACATCGCGCTCGCCGTCGTTCCGGGCCTGGCCGGCGTCGGCGTCGGTCTCGTCCTTGTCGCCCTGGGATCCGGCGCACTGAAGGCCAACGCGTCCTCGCTGCTGGGCACGCTCTACGACAAGAACGACCCTCGTGCCGACGGCGGCTTCACCTTGTTCTACCTCGGGGTCAATCTGGGCGCCTTCGTCGGACCGCTGGCGACGGGACTGCTGCAGACGCGCGTCGGCTTCCATTACGGGTTCGGCGCGGCGGCCGTCGGGATGGCGTTGGGGCTCACGCAGTATGTGGTGTACCGGCGCAATCTCGGGACCCACGGACGTGTCGTGGCAAACCCGTTGCCGCCCCGGGCAATCGGGAAGGTCATCGGCGTCGTCGCCGCACTGGCCGGGGCCGTGGCGGTGCTGTTCATGATGCACCTGGTCGAGCTGGCCAACCTGTCGCAGTTCACCACCGGCGTGATCGTCGTGGCCTCGGTGATGTATTTCGCGGTGATGCTGACCAGCACCAAAGTGTCCGAGACCGAACGCATCCGGGTTCGCGCATTCATCCCGCTGTTCATCGCCAACGCGGTGTTCTGGTCGCTGTTCCAGCAGACGTTCACGGTGCTGGCGGTCTACTCCGACGAACGCGTGAACTGGTCGGTCTTCGGCTGGACCGCACCGTCGAGCTGGATCGGGTCGATCGAACCGGTCTGGATCATCCTGCTCTCGCCGTTGTTCGCGCTCATGTGGACCCGGCTGGGCAACCGGGCACCGACCACTCCGCGCAAGTTCGCCTACGGCGTGATCGGCATGGGTGCGGCGTTCCTGCTGTTCCTGCCGATGGCGCCGACCACCGGCAGGGTGGTACCGGCGCTGTTGGTGGCCGGCATCATGATGGTGTTCGCGGTGTCCGAGCTCCTGCTGTCACCGATCGGCCTCTCGGTGACGACAAAGCTTGCACCAGAGGCATTCCGGGCCCAGATGATGGCGCTGTTCTTCTTCTCCGTCGGACTGGGTACGGCCATGTCGGGCGTGCTCGCGCAGCGCTACGATCCCGCCCACGAGTTCGCCTACTTCGGCACACTCGGAGCGGTGGCCATCCTCGTCGGTGTCGTGGTCCTGCTGATGTCACCGCGTATCAGCAGGCTCATGGAGGGGGTTCACTGA
- a CDS encoding DUF7159 family protein, with protein MHVEAVLGVSLTPSTVGLVLVEGSEADGATVDHDAFDIRGYTPSRTGEICADVVSAVRRAEKVAAEHDRQLTTIGVTWSSGAAAEAAVLRKKLAEAGYASVVSVRLPQATDALARRVAGIVGFGTTAVCVLEPDVVQAMTVSDGTPVQTTVSRGIETVAGLTTWLSDMFDAADPRPDALVVVGSAVDLDSVLPKLEQALQVPVFTPAEPGLPLARGAALAAVRRGRRASDESVAPTGWRWPATQLTPLAILLGGVLVFGVSLALAIGQQLLPGSEPTPHRSTRPVVSTSGDSAAVQQPPAAPAPPAPPPEPPPVLESVVQDVGPEYPADPSVTAPTEPGAIPGEQLAPPGSELGPVPPEQSPQVPEHPGAPAPETGQGPLPAGEAPPAETVVSPAPAPSPASETPPPPPPPAAEVAPPPPPPPPPPSPAPEAAPVQQTAAQAPAAETAPPAPEAAPPAPEAVPAAPESQASVPAAP; from the coding sequence GTGCATGTGGAGGCGGTGCTCGGTGTTTCGTTGACACCGTCCACCGTCGGTCTGGTCCTGGTCGAGGGCAGCGAGGCTGACGGGGCGACCGTCGACCATGACGCCTTCGACATTCGTGGCTATACGCCATCACGAACCGGCGAGATCTGTGCCGATGTGGTGTCTGCCGTTCGTCGCGCCGAAAAGGTTGCGGCAGAACACGATCGGCAGCTGACAACGATCGGTGTCACGTGGAGTTCGGGCGCCGCAGCCGAGGCCGCGGTGCTGCGCAAGAAGCTGGCCGAGGCCGGGTACGCCTCAGTGGTTTCGGTTCGGCTGCCGCAGGCCACGGATGCGCTGGCGCGTCGCGTCGCAGGCATCGTCGGATTCGGCACGACCGCCGTATGCGTCCTGGAACCCGATGTGGTGCAAGCGATGACGGTCAGCGACGGTACTCCCGTACAGACGACGGTCAGCCGGGGTATCGAGACCGTGGCGGGCCTGACGACCTGGCTGTCCGACATGTTCGACGCGGCCGATCCACGTCCCGACGCGCTCGTGGTCGTGGGATCCGCCGTCGACCTGGACTCGGTGCTGCCGAAGTTGGAGCAGGCCCTTCAGGTGCCGGTGTTCACACCGGCCGAACCCGGATTGCCGCTGGCCAGGGGTGCCGCGCTCGCTGCGGTGCGGCGGGGCCGCCGGGCATCCGACGAGAGTGTGGCCCCGACCGGTTGGCGCTGGCCCGCCACGCAATTGACGCCGCTGGCGATATTACTCGGTGGAGTCCTGGTCTTCGGGGTTTCGCTGGCGCTGGCCATCGGTCAGCAGCTGTTGCCCGGTTCGGAGCCGACTCCACACCGGAGTACCCGTCCGGTGGTGAGCACATCGGGCGACTCGGCCGCTGTCCAGCAGCCGCCCGCGGCTCCCGCACCGCCCGCACCGCCACCTGAGCCCCCGCCTGTCCTCGAGTCGGTGGTGCAGGACGTGGGGCCGGAATACCCCGCCGACCCAAGCGTCACAGCGCCAACCGAGCCCGGCGCCATACCGGGCGAGCAGCTCGCGCCTCCCGGGTCCGAGCTGGGGCCGGTGCCACCGGAGCAGTCACCGCAGGTGCCCGAGCACCCCGGTGCGCCTGCGCCCGAGACGGGCCAGGGGCCCTTGCCCGCGGGCGAGGCGCCGCCGGCCGAGACCGTGGTGTCACCGGCACCGGCGCCGTCCCCGGCTTCGGAAACACCTCCGCCTCCACCGCCGCCGGCCGCTGAGGTCGCACCGCCTCCACCGCCTCCGCCGCCTCCACCGAGTCCAGCGCCGGAGGCGGCACCGGTACAGCAGACGGCCGCACAGGCTCCGGCGGCCGAAACGGCACCACCCGCACCGGAAGCAGCGCCTCCCGCACCTGAGGCCGTCCCGGCCGCGCCCGAATCGCAGGCATCGGTACCCGCCGCGCCTTGA
- a CDS encoding L,D-transpeptidase, with translation MLSAPSSSFGTVRASVLKVFAAIGVATLAAASTVNVASAAVRTPEPGATIEPAAGSVVGVAMPLTVTFDKPVADRDAAQSSLQISSPHTPTGTFSWLSDDVMQWKPDQLWPAHSKISVSAGGAKTSFETGAQVLGVADIDAHTFTVSIDGAVARTMPASMGKPKHPTPVGTFTALAKEPVVVMDSRTIGIPLSDPEGYKLTVYDAVRVTWGGVYVHGAPWSVGSQGYANVSHGCINLSPDNADWYFNTVHVGDPIVVQS, from the coding sequence ATGCTGAGCGCCCCCTCGTCGTCATTCGGAACCGTTCGAGCGTCGGTACTGAAAGTGTTTGCGGCGATTGGTGTCGCCACCTTGGCCGCGGCGAGCACGGTCAATGTCGCATCCGCCGCGGTGCGCACGCCCGAGCCGGGCGCGACCATCGAACCGGCCGCGGGTTCCGTGGTCGGTGTCGCCATGCCGTTGACGGTGACCTTCGACAAGCCGGTGGCCGATCGCGACGCGGCGCAGAGCAGCCTGCAGATCAGCTCACCGCACACGCCCACAGGCACATTCAGCTGGCTCAGCGACGACGTGATGCAGTGGAAGCCCGATCAGCTGTGGCCGGCGCACTCGAAGATCTCCGTATCAGCCGGCGGCGCCAAGACCAGCTTCGAAACCGGAGCACAGGTGCTGGGCGTGGCCGACATCGATGCCCACACCTTCACCGTGAGCATCGACGGCGCGGTGGCCCGCACGATGCCGGCCTCGATGGGCAAGCCCAAGCACCCGACCCCGGTCGGTACCTTCACCGCACTGGCCAAAGAGCCTGTCGTGGTGATGGATTCGCGCACCATCGGTATTCCGCTGAGTGACCCGGAGGGCTACAAGCTCACCGTTTACGATGCGGTCCGCGTGACCTGGGGTGGCGTCTACGTGCACGGGGCGCCCTGGTCGGTGGGATCCCAGGGCTATGCCAACGTCAGCCACGGCTGCATCAACCTGAGCCCCGACAACGCCGATTGGTACTTCAACACGGTGCACGTGGGCGACCCTATTGTTGTGCAGTCGTAG
- a CDS encoding sterol desaturase family protein: protein MTRNAFSLGDAVREFVRHPSPWMIGMALVVSVAARCAVGDWQLTDVLLPVVMLVTFPFFEWIVHVFVLHWRPRRFGPITLDSLLARDHRLHHVDPRDIPLIFIPWRALLWILPAAVAVALLAFPRPGLGLTFLSLLTVIGLAYEWCHYLIHSDYKPKTRAYRAVWRNHRQHHYKNEHYWFTVTTAGTADRVLGTYPDPATVSTSPTSKNLHAATTAQQ from the coding sequence ATGACGCGCAACGCTTTCAGTTTGGGTGACGCGGTGCGGGAATTCGTCAGGCACCCCTCCCCCTGGATGATCGGCATGGCGCTGGTCGTCAGCGTCGCAGCGCGGTGCGCCGTCGGGGACTGGCAACTCACCGACGTGCTCTTGCCCGTGGTGATGCTCGTGACGTTCCCGTTCTTCGAATGGATCGTCCACGTCTTCGTACTGCACTGGCGGCCAAGGCGGTTCGGCCCGATCACACTGGATTCGCTGCTGGCTCGCGATCACCGGCTACACCACGTCGACCCGCGCGACATCCCGCTGATCTTCATACCGTGGCGGGCCCTGCTGTGGATCCTGCCCGCCGCCGTGGCCGTCGCCCTGCTGGCATTCCCTCGTCCCGGCCTGGGGCTGACGTTCCTGTCCCTGCTGACCGTGATCGGCCTGGCCTACGAGTGGTGCCACTACTTGATCCACAGCGACTACAAGCCGAAAACCCGTGCCTACCGCGCAGTTTGGCGCAACCATCGGCAGCACCACTACAAGAACGAGCACTACTGGTTCACGGTCACCACCGCCGGAACCGCCGACCGGGTGTTGGGGACGTATCCCGACCCGGCGACGGTGTCCACCTCACCGACGTCGAAGAACCTGCACGCGGCTACGACTGCACAACAATAG
- a CDS encoding FadR/GntR family transcriptional regulator — protein MALQPVNRRSVPEDVFEQIVAEVLSGQMQPGEPLPSERRLAEVLGVSRPAVREAIKRLTEAGLVEVRQGDSTTVRDFRKHAGLDLLPRLLLRAGELDVSVVRSILETRLHNGPKVAELAARRATADLVAQLGRTVDALAAEPDPVERQRQALAFWDLIVDGADSIAFRLMYNTLRQTYEPALPALATMMAAEVGRPDAYRRIVEAIEAHDPATARRAAQDLLEPATIALMGALEALEETR, from the coding sequence ATGGCGTTACAACCGGTCAACCGCAGATCCGTGCCCGAGGACGTCTTCGAGCAGATCGTCGCCGAGGTGCTCAGCGGCCAGATGCAGCCCGGCGAACCGCTGCCCAGTGAGCGGCGGCTGGCCGAGGTGCTCGGGGTGTCCCGCCCGGCCGTACGTGAGGCGATCAAGCGGCTCACCGAGGCCGGGCTGGTCGAGGTTCGACAGGGCGACTCCACCACCGTGCGAGACTTCCGCAAGCATGCCGGCCTCGACCTGTTGCCCAGACTGCTCCTGCGCGCAGGCGAACTCGATGTCAGCGTGGTCCGCAGCATCCTGGAAACCCGCCTGCACAACGGGCCGAAGGTTGCCGAACTGGCCGCCCGGCGGGCCACGGCCGACCTCGTCGCCCAACTCGGCCGCACCGTCGACGCCCTGGCGGCCGAACCGGATCCGGTGGAGCGACAGCGCCAGGCGCTCGCGTTCTGGGATCTGATCGTCGACGGCGCGGACTCGATCGCATTCCGGTTGATGTACAACACCCTTCGGCAGACCTACGAGCCCGCACTCCCGGCGCTGGCCACCATGATGGCCGCCGAGGTCGGCCGTCCCGACGCGTACCGGCGGATCGTCGAGGCCATCGAAGCCCATGACCCGGCGACCGCCCGCCGCGCGGCTCAGGACCTGCTCGAGCCGGCCACCATCGCCCTCATGGGCGCGCTGGAGGCCTTGGAGGAAACCCGATGA
- a CDS encoding peroxidase-related enzyme (This protein belongs to a clade of uncharacterized proteins related to peroxidases such as the alkylhydroperoxidase AhpD.), whose translation MTATADAPQSLSPSRISRLRVPELDELSTAGVRGFFNRQQREEGLTSNWFRALALNEGDLERLNGYLLPLLGADGRGGLSAREREVIATVVSGENRCAYCHTNHANKLGKVAGDWSFGQRVAIDHRQVAELTERERALGDLAVLVNNHPQEIDDAQFDALRALGLDDHQILEGISIAAFIGATNRIGIALSVPPNPEYTGIPR comes from the coding sequence ATGACCGCCACCGCTGACGCTCCCCAGTCCCTGTCCCCATCGCGCATCTCACGGTTACGGGTGCCCGAACTGGATGAGCTGAGCACCGCGGGTGTGCGCGGCTTCTTCAACCGGCAGCAGCGCGAGGAAGGGCTGACCTCCAACTGGTTTCGTGCGCTGGCCCTCAACGAGGGTGATCTCGAACGGCTCAACGGCTACCTGCTGCCGTTGCTGGGTGCCGACGGGCGGGGCGGATTGAGCGCGCGCGAGCGTGAGGTGATCGCCACGGTGGTATCCGGGGAGAACCGCTGCGCGTACTGCCACACCAACCATGCCAACAAGCTGGGAAAAGTCGCCGGCGACTGGTCGTTCGGGCAGCGGGTCGCCATCGATCATCGGCAGGTGGCCGAGCTCACCGAGCGGGAGCGCGCCCTGGGCGACCTCGCCGTCCTCGTCAACAACCATCCGCAGGAGATCGACGACGCCCAGTTCGACGCGTTGCGCGCCCTGGGACTCGACGATCATCAGATCCTCGAGGGCATCTCGATCGCGGCTTTCATCGGCGCGACCAACCGAATCGGCATCGCCCTGTCGGTTCCGCCCAACCCGGAGTACACCGGCATCCCGCGATAA
- a CDS encoding helix-turn-helix domain-containing protein, whose product MRDWRLRRRISQLDLAIEADVSARHLSFIETGRSVPSRAMVLRLAEALEVPLRDQNQLLLAAGLAPVYAERTLEDPEMTAVRDGVTRVLDAYNPFPCVVVDRTWNLLQANAGTAVMLEGVAPYLLDRPNALRITLHPEGMAPRIRNLAEWRHHLISRLRREVTVSGSAELADLLSEIESYPGGMEPVRDLGGVVVPLELTAPDGTVLTFLSTVTTFGTALDLTAAELSIEAFLPADAETAAALR is encoded by the coding sequence ATGCGCGACTGGCGATTACGCCGCCGGATCAGCCAACTGGACCTGGCCATCGAGGCCGACGTGTCGGCGCGTCACCTCAGCTTCATCGAGACCGGCCGCTCCGTGCCGAGTCGGGCGATGGTGCTCCGGCTGGCCGAGGCCCTCGAGGTCCCGCTGCGAGACCAGAACCAACTACTGCTCGCCGCCGGGCTGGCACCGGTCTACGCCGAACGGACGCTGGAGGATCCCGAGATGACCGCGGTGCGCGACGGGGTGACCCGAGTATTGGACGCCTACAACCCATTTCCCTGTGTCGTCGTCGACCGCACCTGGAACCTGTTGCAGGCCAACGCAGGCACCGCAGTGATGCTGGAAGGTGTCGCTCCGTATCTGCTGGACCGGCCCAATGCGTTGCGAATCACCCTGCATCCCGAGGGCATGGCCCCGCGCATCCGGAACCTGGCGGAATGGCGCCACCACCTGATCAGCCGGCTACGCCGCGAGGTCACTGTGAGCGGATCGGCCGAACTCGCCGATCTTCTCTCCGAGATCGAGTCCTACCCGGGAGGAATGGAACCCGTCCGCGATCTCGGCGGAGTCGTCGTCCCCCTGGAGCTGACCGCACCCGACGGCACCGTGTTGACCTTTCTCAGCACCGTCACGACATTCGGCACCGCGCTGGACCTGACTGCGGCGGAACTCAGCATCGAGGCATTCCTGCCCGCGGATGCCGAGACCGCCGCCGCACTCCGCTGA